From the genome of Helicobacter pylori, one region includes:
- the coaD gene encoding pantetheine-phosphate adenylyltransferase, whose amino-acid sequence MQRIGIYPGTFDPVTNGHIDIIHRSSELFEKLIVAVAHSSAKNPMFSLKERLSMIQLATKSFKNVECIAFEGLLANLAKEYRCKVLVRGLRVVSDFEYELQMGYANKSLNHELETLYFMPTLQNAFISSSIVRSIIAHKGDASHLVPKEIHPFISKV is encoded by the coding sequence ATGCAAAGAATCGGCATTTACCCGGGCACTTTTGATCCGGTCACTAACGGGCATATAGACATCATCCACCGATCCAGCGAATTGTTTGAAAAGCTCATTGTCGCTGTGGCGCATTCAAGCGCTAAAAACCCCATGTTCAGTTTAAAAGAGCGCTTAAGCATGATACAACTGGCCACTAAAAGTTTTAAAAATGTAGAATGCATTGCGTTTGAAGGACTATTAGCCAATCTGGCTAAAGAATATCGTTGTAAGGTGCTCGTTAGGGGCTTAAGGGTGGTGAGCGATTTTGAATACGAATTGCAAATGGGCTATGCGAACAAATCCTTAAACCACGAATTAGAGACCTTGTATTTCATGCCCACTTTACAAAACGCTTTCATAAGCTCTTCTATCGTGCGATCCATTATCGCGCATAAGGGCGATGCGAGCCATTTAGTGCCTAAAGAAATCCACCCTTTTATTTCAAAGGTTTAA
- the uvrD gene encoding DNA helicase UvrD: MDFEKSILDHLNEAQKIAASHIQGPLLILAGAGSGKTKTLTSRLAYLIGACGVPSENTLTLTFTNKASKEMQERALKLLKNQALIPPLLCTFHRFGLLFLRQHMSLLKRACDFSVLDSDEVKTLCKQLKISSFRASISQIKNGMIDLSMQDSECYKAYELYQNALKKDNLVDFDDLLFLSLKILQDNETIAKETSERYHYIMVDEYQDTNALQLELLKKLSFTHHNLCVVGDDDQSIYGFRGADISNILNFPKHFKGAKVVKLETNYRSSAEILACANSLISHNQHRHKKTLQSFKGPHKSVVCKEYLTQKEESLDVAYQIKALLKKGENLENIAILYRLNGISRSIEEGLNALNIPYRLIGAVSFYERAEVKDALAFMHLVAKKDDRFFIRRVLNKPPRGLGKITQEWIFSLLDDGDLNLEEALKLGAFKGKLNPKNEYALNQFIAMIGRLREAFEISVEKFCERFLEETNLLKSYEKEDNYEEREGFVKELLTLVKEHFKTNPTHSLLDFLNESVLDAHNTENAQKVSCMSVHMSKGLEFKHVFVIGLEEGFFPHRGFNQESDLEEERRLAYVAITRAKEELQLSYVQERLYFGRKISCSPSVFLEEAKLLKQDKPPKQDYKKDAPIKVGDLIKHKLFGTGRVLGVEKGLSGLCLKINCGGNVYDKISEKFVEKVDNGF, encoded by the coding sequence ATGGATTTTGAAAAAAGCATTTTAGACCATTTAAATGAAGCGCAAAAAATCGCTGCAAGCCACATTCAAGGGCCTTTGCTGATTTTAGCGGGAGCTGGGAGCGGTAAGACTAAGACTTTAACGAGCCGTTTAGCGTATTTGATTGGCGCTTGTGGCGTGCCTAGCGAGAACACTTTAACGCTCACTTTCACCAATAAAGCGAGTAAAGAAATGCAAGAAAGGGCTTTGAAATTGTTGAAAAACCAAGCCCTTATCCCCCCCTTGCTTTGCACTTTCCATCGTTTTGGTTTGCTGTTTTTAAGGCAACACATGAGCCTTTTAAAAAGAGCGTGCGATTTTTCGGTGTTAGATAGCGATGAAGTCAAAACGCTGTGCAAACAGCTCAAAATTTCAAGCTTTAGAGCCAGTATTTCTCAAATCAAAAACGGCATGATTGATTTAAGCATGCAAGATAGCGAATGTTATAAAGCGTATGAACTTTATCAAAACGCGCTTAAAAAAGACAATTTAGTGGATTTTGACGATTTGCTTTTTTTAAGCCTTAAGATTTTACAAGATAATGAAACCATCGCCAAAGAGACTAGCGAGCGCTACCATTACATCATGGTAGATGAGTATCAAGACACGAACGCCCTGCAATTGGAGCTTTTAAAAAAATTGAGTTTCACGCACCATAATTTGTGCGTGGTGGGCGATGACGATCAGAGCATTTATGGTTTTAGGGGGGCTGATATTTCTAACATTTTAAATTTTCCCAAACATTTTAAAGGGGCTAAGGTGGTGAAATTGGAGACCAACTACCGCTCCAGCGCTGAAATTTTAGCGTGCGCTAACTCCCTTATTAGCCATAACCAACACCGCCATAAAAAAACGCTTCAAAGTTTTAAGGGACCGCATAAAAGCGTGGTTTGTAAAGAATATTTGACGCAAAAAGAAGAGAGCCTGGATGTGGCTTATCAAATCAAAGCCCTTTTAAAGAAGGGCGAAAATTTAGAAAATATCGCTATTTTGTATCGCTTAAACGGGATTAGCCGCAGCATTGAAGAGGGCTTGAACGCTTTGAATATCCCCTATAGGCTTATTGGGGCGGTGAGTTTCTATGAAAGAGCAGAGGTTAAAGACGCTTTGGCGTTCATGCATTTAGTGGCTAAAAAAGACGATCGCTTTTTTATCAGGCGCGTTTTAAACAAACCCCCAAGAGGCCTTGGCAAGATCACTCAAGAATGGATTTTTTCTCTTTTAGATGATGGGGATTTGAATTTAGAAGAAGCGCTAAAACTTGGGGCGTTTAAAGGCAAACTAAACCCTAAAAACGAATACGCTTTGAATCAATTTATCGCTATGATAGGGCGTTTGAGGGAGGCTTTTGAAATTTCAGTAGAGAAGTTTTGCGAGCGGTTTTTAGAAGAAACCAACCTTTTAAAAAGCTATGAAAAAGAAGACAATTACGAAGAAAGAGAGGGCTTTGTTAAAGAGCTTTTAACCTTAGTGAAAGAGCATTTTAAAACGAACCCCACGCATTCTTTATTGGATTTTTTGAATGAAAGCGTTTTAGATGCCCATAATACAGAAAATGCGCAAAAAGTGAGTTGCATGAGCGTGCATATGAGCAAGGGCTTGGAGTTTAAGCATGTGTTTGTGATCGGATTAGAAGAAGGGTTTTTCCCGCATAGGGGGTTCAATCAAGAAAGCGATTTAGAAGAAGAAAGGCGCTTGGCTTACGTAGCGATCACTAGGGCTAAAGAAGAATTGCAACTCTCTTATGTTCAAGAGCGTTTGTATTTTGGGAGGAAAATTTCTTGCTCGCCCTCTGTGTTTTTAGAAGAAGCCAAGTTGCTCAAACAAGACAAACCCCCTAAACAGGATTATAAAAAAGACGCGCCCATTAAAGTGGGGGACTTGATTAAGCATAAACTTTTTGGCACCGGTAGGGTTTTAGGCGTAGAAAAAGGCTTGAGCGGTTTGTGCTTGAAAATCAATTGCGGAGGGAATGTCTATGATAAAATCTCAGAAAAATTTGTAGAAAAAGTGGATAACGGGTTTTGA
- a CDS encoding UbiX family flavin prenyltransferase: MKLVLGISGASGIPLALRFLEKLPKEIEVFVVASKNAHVVALEESNINLKNAMKDLRPNATFFNEQDIHASIASGSYGIHKMAIIPASMDMVAKIAHGFGGDLISRSASVMLKEKRPLLIAPREMPLSAIMLENLLKLAHSNAIVAPPMMTYYTQSKTLEAMQDFLVGKWFDSLGIENNLYPRWGMN; encoded by the coding sequence ATGAAATTAGTTTTAGGCATCAGTGGGGCGAGCGGGATACCCCTAGCCTTGCGGTTTTTAGAAAAATTACCCAAAGAAATTGAAGTTTTTGTCGTGGCGTCTAAAAACGCGCATGTCGTGGCGTTAGAAGAATCCAACATCAACCTTAAAAACGCCATGAAAGATTTACGGCCCAATGCTACTTTTTTTAACGAGCAAGACATTCATGCGAGCATTGCCTCAGGGAGTTATGGTATCCATAAAATGGCAATCATTCCAGCGAGCATGGACATGGTGGCTAAAATCGCGCATGGCTTTGGGGGGGATTTGATTTCTAGGAGCGCTTCTGTGATGCTTAAAGAAAAGCGCCCCTTACTCATTGCCCCTAGAGAAATGCCTTTAAGTGCTATCATGTTGGAAAATTTGCTCAAACTCGCCCACTCTAATGCAATCGTTGCGCCGCCGATGATGACTTATTACACCCAGAGCAAGACTTTAGAAGCGATGCAAGATTTTTTAGTGGGGAAGTGGTTTGACAGCTTAGGGATAGAAAATAACTTATACCCGCGATGGGGAATGAACTGA
- a CDS encoding ComF family protein, with protein MRCLTCLKLSFKPLCPNCLNDLPLSLKVRVLEGVSVYSFYAYSEIEELIKSKYALIGSRILPLLSQKAGAEFVKILQEKGLNTPLYGIAIDDKVKSFYSHSAALLKGFCQGNLKATYGRLRAANAVSYAGKSLEFRANNPRDFTFKGDKNLDYFLLDDIITTGTTLKEALKYLKTLNIKAHFTIALCSADE; from the coding sequence ATGCGTTGTTTAACTTGTTTGAAGCTTTCTTTTAAGCCTCTTTGCCCAAATTGCTTGAACGATCTGCCCTTAAGCTTAAAAGTAAGGGTTTTAGAGGGCGTGAGCGTGTATAGTTTTTACGCTTATAGCGAAATAGAGGAACTCATTAAAAGCAAATACGCGCTGATTGGCTCTCGCATTTTGCCTTTGCTTTCTCAAAAAGCCGGGGCGGAATTTGTGAAAATCCTGCAAGAAAAAGGCTTGAATACCCCCCTTTATGGCATCGCAATTGATGATAAAGTCAAATCCTTTTATTCGCATTCAGCTGCGCTTTTAAAAGGCTTTTGTCAAGGCAATTTGAAAGCCACTTACGGGCGTTTAAGGGCTGCTAATGCTGTTTCGTATGCCGGAAAAAGCCTAGAATTTCGCGCCAATAACCCACGGGATTTCACCTTCAAGGGCGATAAAAATTTAGATTATTTTTTATTAGATGATATTATCACCACCGGCACCACCTTAAAAGAAGCCCTAAAATACCTTAAAACTCTAAACATCAAAGCGCATTTTACGATCGCGCTTTGCAGCGCGGATGAATGA
- the serS gene encoding serine--tRNA ligase gives MIDKKLLLQDFDRVALSLKKRNNAMGDGLERLREVITHYKKQLIELEGLQAFQNKVSKEFGIKMAQKVDTSDLKKELENNKIKLNELSKSVSELEQQIDLTLSIIPNLVDEKTPLGASEEDNMEIKKILTPRNFTFKPKEHFELAQKNGWIDFESGVKLAKSRFSVIRGFGAKVYRALIHLMLDFNEKNGFEIIYTPALVNEKMLFGTGQLPKFKEDVFKIENENLYLIPTAEVTLTNLYNDTIVSVENLPIKMTAHTPCFRSEAGSAGKDTRGMIRQHQFDKVELVAITHPKESDAMQEHMLESASTILKALELPHRFVQLCSGDLGFSASNTIDIEVWLPGQNCYREISSVSNTRDFQARRSKIRFKENQKNQLAHTLNGSSLAVGRTMVALMENHQQVDGSIHIPKALEKYL, from the coding sequence ATGATTGATAAAAAACTTTTATTGCAAGATTTTGACAGGGTGGCTCTTTCCTTAAAAAAGCGTAACAATGCGATGGGTGATGGATTGGAGCGTTTGCGCGAAGTCATCACGCATTATAAAAAACAACTCATTGAATTAGAAGGCTTGCAAGCCTTTCAAAACAAGGTTTCTAAAGAATTTGGTATCAAAATGGCTCAAAAAGTGGATACAAGCGATCTCAAAAAAGAGCTAGAAAACAATAAAATCAAACTGAATGAGCTTTCCAAAAGCGTGAGCGAATTGGAGCAACAAATAGATTTAACGCTTTCAATAATCCCTAATTTAGTGGATGAAAAAACCCCTTTAGGCGCAAGCGAAGAAGACAATATGGAAATTAAAAAAATCTTAACCCCCAGAAATTTTACTTTCAAACCCAAAGAGCATTTTGAACTCGCTCAAAAAAATGGCTGGATTGATTTTGAAAGCGGCGTGAAGCTCGCCAAAAGCCGTTTTTCTGTCATCAGGGGTTTTGGGGCTAAAGTTTATCGCGCACTCATTCATTTAATGTTGGATTTTAATGAAAAAAATGGCTTTGAAATCATCTACACGCCGGCGTTAGTGAATGAAAAAATGCTTTTTGGGACCGGGCAATTGCCCAAATTCAAAGAAGATGTTTTCAAAATAGAAAATGAAAATTTGTATCTGATCCCCACCGCTGAAGTAACGCTCACCAATCTATACAACGACACGATTGTTAGCGTTGAAAATCTCCCCATTAAAATGACCGCACACACGCCTTGTTTCAGGAGCGAAGCAGGGAGTGCGGGCAAGGACACAAGGGGGATGATAAGACAGCACCAGTTTGATAAAGTAGAGCTAGTGGCTATCACGCACCCTAAAGAAAGCGATGCGATGCAAGAGCATATGTTAGAGAGCGCGAGCACGATTTTAAAGGCTTTGGAATTACCGCACCGGTTTGTGCAATTGTGCAGCGGGGATTTAGGCTTTAGTGCGAGCAACACGATAGATATTGAAGTGTGGCTGCCCGGGCAAAATTGCTACAGAGAAATCAGCTCGGTGTCTAACACGAGAGATTTTCAAGCCAGGCGCTCAAAAATCCGCTTCAAAGAAAATCAAAAAAACCAATTAGCGCACACCTTAAACGGCTCTTCTTTGGCGGTAGGCAGGACGATGGTCGCTTTAATGGAAAACCACCAGCAAGTGGATGGGAGCATCCACATTCCTAAGGCGTTAGAAAAATACCTTTAA
- a CDS encoding tetratricopeptide repeat protein encodes MLNEEQNSKGLEEKGGENRNEKEAPLKGIHSKIPSFKQALEQTLNKIKSSKEFFKQFLHDKKRLYIALGIFFSLIALIVALSLLLGHKKESQPTSLQTNSATTNNETPNDTNNANNSEAEGQIENLDLPDLIGKDSLKRNDENQVDAMMKKASLLYEQGQKDEALHLFDKAASFSQGIASHNLGVIKFKEKDFNGALDLFDSSIASKENASVSAIDALVSAYHLQDADLYYHYLKIARDTLYKDYKKSFYSYAYALKSYYAGEYFEALSPLMHPNSNAFLKPNARLASQLFLMFKDETNAYKQLQKSANAQDELALGLLQARLGHYKQALEHLQHYLHNYPKDLNALMALELVSLKKGDTLKASEALKLASHTKEDTLLANSFYPIKPTINPVFLDKERAKERFWNTQYFEGKRDFIYRLLFYYAPFKVLDSKETLGVIEEGLFLLDSDAKKDLEGASLAFKRGRLMAIADKNALKGLKALENKRLKKALSFFDLSLKNSPNNALLHYNTGLIYAQLENYHKAYFHFLRAFHLNSADYLSAIFAVLASHFTHEDTTEFLREITENFYSQDFSSPTQKALLSSLIAYLNYRTNWDMDWLKNAPKKLPFYYALEAVFAKESKDKKLMVQSFGNLKKMLPKDLISNIFYEIVSYYDASIRHTLSIYTLLDSHKISWDQTMQGPILGRHFYTYMGFMVNDLDHQEKLLEHKIASLEESEAPNDWLENLALVSLFQGQYEKASALYQNLINGLKDNEVRLKILAGLTYIAQSNYNNAALWLELGKLDDPNNENIRYALGLLYQRKGDLKSALNHFLAIKTSDFSSPYFDFEIDTNLLKERLNQEKKGEFLE; translated from the coding sequence GTGCTGAATGAAGAGCAAAATTCTAAAGGATTAGAAGAAAAAGGGGGCGAAAACAGAAACGAAAAAGAAGCCCCTTTAAAGGGCATTCATTCTAAAATCCCCTCTTTTAAGCAGGCTTTAGAGCAGACACTCAATAAAATCAAAAGCTCTAAAGAGTTTTTTAAACAATTCTTACACGATAAAAAAAGGCTTTATATCGCGCTTGGGATATTCTTTTCACTCATTGCGCTCATTGTGGCTTTGAGTTTATTGCTAGGGCATAAAAAAGAAAGCCAACCCACTTCTTTGCAAACTAATAGCGCCACCACTAATAACGAAACGCCTAACGATACCAACAACGCTAACAACTCAGAAGCCGAGGGGCAAATAGAGAATTTAGACTTACCCGATTTAATCGGCAAAGACTCCCTCAAACGAAACGATGAGAATCAAGTGGATGCGATGATGAAAAAAGCGAGCCTTTTATACGAGCAAGGGCAAAAAGATGAAGCTTTGCATTTGTTTGATAAGGCCGCTTCTTTTTCGCAAGGGATTGCGAGCCATAATTTAGGGGTGATTAAGTTTAAAGAAAAGGACTTTAACGGGGCGTTGGATTTGTTTGATTCTAGCATCGCTTCTAAAGAAAATGCGAGCGTGAGCGCAATTGATGCGTTAGTGAGCGCTTATCATTTGCAAGATGCGGATTTGTATTATCATTATCTAAAAATCGCAAGAGACACTTTGTATAAAGATTATAAAAAGTCTTTTTATTCCTACGCTTACGCACTCAAATCCTATTACGCTGGAGAGTATTTTGAAGCCCTTTCCCCCTTAATGCACCCTAATTCCAACGCTTTTTTAAAACCTAACGCACGCCTAGCGTCTCAATTGTTTTTGATGTTTAAAGATGAAACGAACGCTTATAAACAATTACAAAAAAGCGCAAACGCCCAAGATGAGCTTGCTTTAGGGCTTTTGCAGGCGCGTTTGGGCCATTACAAACAGGCTTTGGAACATTTGCAGCATTATTTGCACAACTACCCTAAAGATTTAAACGCTTTAATGGCTTTGGAATTAGTGAGTTTGAAAAAAGGCGACACCCTTAAAGCGAGCGAAGCCTTAAAACTAGCCAGCCACACGAAAGAAGACACGCTATTAGCCAACTCTTTTTACCCCATCAAGCCCACTATAAACCCTGTTTTTTTAGACAAAGAAAGAGCCAAAGAGCGTTTTTGGAACACGCAATATTTTGAAGGCAAAAGGGATTTTATCTACCGCTTGCTCTTTTATTACGCCCCTTTTAAGGTTTTAGACTCTAAGGAAACCTTAGGCGTGATTGAAGAGGGGTTGTTTCTTTTAGACTCTGATGCCAAAAAGGATTTAGAGGGGGCAAGCCTTGCTTTTAAAAGGGGGCGTTTGATGGCGATAGCGGATAAAAACGCGCTCAAAGGGTTGAAAGCGTTAGAAAACAAGCGCTTAAAAAAAGCCCTTTCTTTTTTTGATTTGTCTTTAAAAAACAGCCCCAATAACGCGCTCCTCCATTATAATACGGGCTTGATTTATGCGCAATTAGAAAATTACCACAAAGCTTATTTCCATTTTTTAAGGGCTTTCCATTTGAATTCTGCGGATTATTTGAGCGCGATTTTTGCGGTTTTAGCCTCGCATTTCACCCACGAAGACACCACGGAGTTTTTAAGAGAAATCACAGAGAATTTTTACAGTCAGGATTTTTCTAGCCCCACGCAAAAAGCTTTACTATCTTCGCTCATCGCTTATTTGAATTACCGCACCAATTGGGATATGGACTGGCTTAAAAACGCCCCTAAAAAGCTCCCTTTTTATTACGCGCTAGAAGCGGTGTTTGCTAAAGAGAGCAAGGATAAAAAATTGATGGTGCAATCTTTTGGGAATTTGAAAAAAATGCTCCCTAAAGATCTCATCTCTAATATCTTTTATGAAATCGTTTCGTATTATGATGCGAGCATCCGCCACACTTTAAGCATTTACACCCTTTTAGATTCGCATAAAATCAGTTGGGATCAAACCATGCAAGGGCCTATTTTGGGGCGTCATTTCTACACTTACATGGGATTTATGGTCAATGATTTAGATCATCAAGAAAAATTATTAGAACACAAAATCGCCAGTTTAGAAGAGAGCGAAGCTCCTAACGATTGGTTAGAAAATTTAGCGCTAGTGAGTTTGTTTCAAGGGCAGTATGAAAAAGCGAGCGCGTTGTATCAAAACTTAATTAACGGGCTTAAGGACAATGAGGTGCGCTTAAAAATCCTAGCGGGTTTAACCTATATCGCGCAAAGCAATTACAATAACGCCGCTTTATGGCTAGAGCTTGGGAAACTAGACGATCCTAATAATGAAAATATCCGTTACGCTTTAGGGTTGTTGTATCAAAGAAAAGGGGATCTCAAATCAGCGCTAAACCATTTTTTAGCCATTAAAACCTCTGATTTTTCTTCGCCTTATTTTGATTTTGAAATTGACACCAACCTTTTAAAAGAGCGTTTGAACCAAGAAAAAAAGGGCGAGTTTTTAGAATAA
- a CDS encoding carbon-nitrogen hydrolase family protein, giving the protein MRVFALQLESFKETLMQSLFNSIPERSVIVLPEYVINPFFHHNMGLDLNEISTQSVRAIELLLQKCEESDLIVSAPVLLEENSKIYKKIALISKESVKYYTQQRLIPYPHWDEESFFDNEKSAFKELLVFERDGLRIAPLFGFEAHFDEIWVQAKNQGVDVVLLSSVATFESNERWRLLCQMRAFCASCVVVRANRIGAYRQIIVEENQKNEFLWKFYGDSFVALPNGAIGDSLEGKMGALSAQMDKNDIDEWAKLWHFRTIKEG; this is encoded by the coding sequence ATGCGAGTGTTTGCTTTGCAATTGGAATCTTTTAAAGAAACTCTCATGCAATCTTTGTTCAACTCTATACCCGAGCGGAGCGTAATCGTGTTGCCTGAATACGTGATCAACCCCTTTTTCCACCATAACATGGGGTTGGATTTGAATGAAATCAGCACACAGTCTGTGCGAGCGATTGAGCTTTTGCTTCAAAAATGCGAAGAATCAGACTTGATCGTCTCAGCCCCGGTGCTTTTAGAAGAAAATTCTAAAATCTATAAAAAAATCGCCCTTATTTCTAAAGAAAGCGTGAAATATTACACGCAACAACGCTTAATCCCCTATCCTCACTGGGATGAAGAGAGCTTTTTTGATAATGAGAAAAGCGCTTTTAAAGAATTGCTTGTCTTTGAGAGAGACGGCTTAAGAATCGCCCCTTTGTTTGGCTTTGAAGCGCATTTTGATGAAATATGGGTTCAGGCTAAAAATCAGGGCGTGGATGTGGTGCTTTTAAGCAGTGTGGCTACATTTGAGTCCAATGAAAGGTGGCGGCTTTTGTGCCAGATGCGTGCTTTTTGCGCTTCTTGCGTGGTGGTTAGGGCTAATAGAATCGGAGCGTATCGCCAAATCATTGTAGAAGAAAATCAAAAAAACGAATTTTTATGGAAATTTTATGGGGATAGTTTTGTGGCTTTACCTAATGGCGCTATTGGAGATTCTTTAGAGGGTAAAATGGGGGCTTTGAGCGCTCAAATGGATAAAAACGATATAGATGAATGGGCTAAATTGTGGCATTTTAGAACGATTAAAGAGGGTTGA
- the flgA gene encoding flagellar basal body P-ring formation chaperone FlgA codes for MKILILFFICLNALFALDSNALKTAIKEAYLKEYKDLKLEIETINLEIPERFSNAPILSYELNAFNKLKKDGVVFLRLENEPNLRLPVRYSVTGSMQAFKSVGAIKKDENITTNNTKKERVLFGALSNPLLEGAIDKVSAKNFIPPNTLLSTDKTQALIIVRKNDIITGVYEEGQISIEISLKALENGALNQIIQAKNLESNKILKAKVLSSSKAQIL; via the coding sequence TTGAAAATTTTAATCCTTTTTTTTATCTGTTTAAACGCACTATTCGCCCTAGATTCAAACGCGCTTAAAACAGCGATTAAAGAAGCTTACCTTAAAGAATACAAAGACTTAAAATTAGAAATTGAAACCATTAACTTAGAAATCCCAGAGCGCTTTTCTAACGCTCCAATTTTAAGCTATGAATTAAACGCTTTTAATAAACTTAAAAAAGACGGGGTCGTGTTTTTAAGGTTAGAAAATGAGCCGAATTTACGCCTACCGGTGCGTTATAGCGTGACAGGCAGCATGCAGGCTTTTAAAAGCGTAGGAGCGATTAAAAAAGATGAAAACATCACCACTAACAACACTAAAAAAGAGCGCGTTTTGTTTGGTGCGCTTTCTAACCCCTTATTAGAGGGCGCGATCGATAAAGTGAGCGCGAAAAATTTTATCCCCCCTAACACGCTTTTAAGCACGGATAAAACCCAAGCCTTAATCATCGTGCGTAAAAACGACATTATCACCGGGGTGTATGAAGAAGGGCAAATCAGCATAGAAATAAGCCTAAAAGCCCTAGAAAATGGTGCACTCAATCAAATCATTCAAGCGAAAAATTTAGAAAGCAATAAAATACTGAAAGCAAAAGTGTTGAGCAGCTCTAAAGCGCAAATCTTATAA
- the tmk gene encoding dTMP kinase, whose product MYVVLEGVDGAGKSTQVGLLKDRFKNALFTKEPGGTRMGESLRRIALNENISELARAFLFLSDRAEHVESVIKPALEEKKLIISDRSLVSGMAYSPFSSLALNLLATQSILPEKIILLVIDKESLKQRLSLKSLDKIENQGIEKLLTIQQKLKTHAYLLKEKFGCEVLELDAQKSAQNLHEKITAFIECVV is encoded by the coding sequence ATGTATGTGGTGTTAGAAGGCGTTGATGGCGCGGGCAAAAGCACTCAAGTAGGGTTATTAAAAGACAGGTTTAAAAACGCCCTTTTCACCAAAGAGCCGGGAGGGACGAGAATGGGAGAGAGTTTAAGGCGTATCGCTTTAAATGAGAACATCAGCGAATTGGCTAGAGCGTTTTTATTCTTAAGCGATAGGGCTGAGCATGTAGAAAGCGTGATAAAACCGGCATTGGAAGAAAAAAAGCTCATCATTAGCGACAGGAGTTTGGTTTCTGGCATGGCTTATAGCCCATTTTCAAGCTTAGCATTAAACCTGCTTGCCACTCAAAGCATCTTGCCTGAAAAAATCATTCTTTTAGTGATAGATAAAGAGAGCTTAAAGCAGCGCTTAAGCCTTAAAAGTTTAGACAAAATAGAAAACCAAGGCATAGAAAAATTACTCACAATCCAGCAAAAGCTCAAAACTCACGCTTATTTATTAAAAGAAAAATTCGGGTGCGAAGTTTTGGAATTAGACGCTCAAAAAAGCGCTCAAAACTTACACGAAAAAATCACCGCTTTTATTGAATGCGTTGTTTAA